In Candidatus Babeliales bacterium, a genomic segment contains:
- a CDS encoding amino acid ABC transporter permease — MIIDFNLIIEYAPVLLQGLVVTLQIAAAGCCIGLVLGTILALMQTSHNTLLRLFVNVYVVIIRGTPMLIQILCAYFLLPQIGIHIPAFWTAIIAIGLNSAAYISQVIRSGISSVGIGQVEAAKVLGFSTADTIRYIVLPQALRTTLPALGNEFVTLIKDSALASLIGVSELTKQANFVKSKTFDAITVYFAVAILYLILTSTVSFLVARLEKRMNIHAQD; from the coding sequence TACAAGGGCTTGTTGTTACCTTGCAAATTGCTGCTGCTGGCTGCTGCATTGGGCTTGTACTCGGTACCATACTTGCACTAATGCAAACAAGCCACAATACATTGTTACGTTTATTCGTGAATGTGTATGTGGTAATTATTCGCGGTACTCCGATGCTTATTCAAATTTTGTGCGCTTACTTTTTATTGCCACAAATTGGCATTCATATTCCTGCTTTTTGGACAGCAATTATTGCAATAGGATTGAACAGTGCTGCATATATCAGCCAAGTAATACGATCAGGAATATCATCGGTTGGTATTGGTCAAGTTGAAGCAGCAAAAGTACTTGGCTTTTCGACAGCCGATACAATTAGATACATTGTATTACCACAAGCATTACGCACAACGTTGCCGGCTCTTGGTAATGAATTTGTTACCTTAATAAAAGATTCTGCACTTGCATCACTCATTGGTGTATCAGAACTAACCAAGCAAGCTAATTTTGTAAAGAGCAAAACATTTGATGCAATTACCGTCTATTTTGCCGTTGCAATTCTGTATCTTATTCTCACCTCAACAGTCTCGTTCCTTGTTGCACGCCTAGAAAAAAGGATGAACATTCATGCTCAAGATTAA
- a CDS encoding amino acid ABC transporter ATP-binding protein, whose translation MLKINQLNKSFNTKKILNNINLTVKKGEIALFLGSSGVGKSTLLRILNNLETVNSGTISLDDKTLNLATINTTHTVGMVFQHFNLFDHLTVEQNITLPLEKVLKKSSADATKIARHLLQRYGLLDKNNKYASQLSGGQKQRLAIARAIAMEPKIICLDEPTSALDPVLTSYVANNIQQLATDGYIVLVATHDTGLLEKLNCTIYLMSEGAIIETAQSENLRNNPDNFPKIKKFIAGHE comes from the coding sequence ATGCTCAAGATTAATCAACTCAATAAATCTTTTAACACAAAAAAAATTCTTAACAACATTAATCTCACGGTAAAAAAAGGTGAAATTGCTCTGTTCTTGGGCTCATCCGGCGTGGGTAAATCAACACTGCTGCGTATCTTAAACAACCTAGAAACTGTTAACAGCGGAACAATTTCTTTAGATGATAAAACATTAAACCTTGCTACCATTAACACAACACATACGGTTGGCATGGTGTTTCAACACTTTAATCTTTTTGATCATCTTACGGTGGAACAAAACATCACACTGCCACTGGAAAAAGTACTAAAAAAAAGCTCTGCTGATGCAACAAAAATAGCCCGTCATTTATTACAGCGCTATGGCTTATTGGATAAAAACAATAAATACGCATCGCAACTTTCTGGCGGACAAAAACAACGCCTTGCAATTGCACGCGCAATTGCGATGGAGCCAAAAATAATTTGCTTGGATGAACCAACATCAGCGCTTGATCCTGTACTGACTTCATACGTTGCAAACAATATTCAACAATTAGCAACTGATGGCTACATTGTTCTTGTTGCAACGCATGATACTGGGTTACTTGAAAAACTTAATTGCACTATTTATTTGATGAGTGAAGGTGCAATTATAGAAACTGCACAATCAGAAAATTTACGAAACAATCCTGATAATTTTCCAAAAATTAAGAAATTCATCGCGGGACATGAATAA
- a CDS encoding peptidoglycan DD-metalloendopeptidase family protein: MNLFRHAPKVIALLIALWVGWQAYAYFLDTTIACVAVNGINENCYYSGDVRCCVQADKTGDISLWLDGQGLTNNVRIKAHQEGQSFAIPTKTLSNGKHVLKAEFADSTFNRNKVALSCDFYVDNLPLQAVFVKTGAPHKVFQGRTLHVQFQVNKEIKHAYINTLSRVFECFPEAKNSKIYECFIPIECEEQPSEYLFSVDIEDKVGNALHLDNKFQVVVYPFKKEVITVTSDKVQEEKALGRDGKGLEDEIAQLSTQSPREKLWRGTFCAPIEIQRTTCEYGTIRTTQHKGRYAHKAVDVINMPRSVVWAPQDGIVVLKDRFAPSGNTVIIDHGLGIVSLFYHLEDFADIEVGQKIMQGNPLGTIGKTGFATGYHLHWEMRINNTPVDPMQWIKM; this comes from the coding sequence ATGAATCTTTTTAGACATGCTCCTAAAGTTATTGCGTTATTAATTGCATTGTGGGTTGGTTGGCAGGCATATGCTTATTTTTTAGATACAACAATTGCGTGCGTTGCGGTTAATGGCATTAATGAAAATTGTTACTATTCAGGTGATGTGCGCTGTTGTGTGCAAGCCGATAAAACCGGAGATATTTCATTGTGGCTTGATGGTCAAGGTTTGACCAATAATGTAAGAATTAAAGCGCATCAGGAAGGTCAATCATTTGCTATACCGACTAAAACATTAAGCAATGGTAAGCATGTATTAAAAGCAGAATTTGCTGATAGTACTTTTAATCGTAATAAGGTTGCTTTGAGTTGTGATTTTTATGTTGACAATTTACCGTTGCAAGCAGTGTTTGTAAAAACTGGAGCGCCACACAAAGTGTTTCAGGGAAGAACATTACACGTTCAATTTCAGGTAAATAAAGAAATAAAACATGCATATATTAATACCCTGTCACGCGTATTTGAATGTTTCCCTGAGGCTAAAAATTCAAAAATATATGAATGTTTTATTCCTATCGAATGCGAAGAGCAACCAAGTGAATATCTTTTTTCCGTGGATATAGAAGATAAGGTAGGTAACGCATTGCATCTTGATAATAAGTTTCAGGTTGTTGTGTATCCATTTAAAAAAGAAGTAATTACGGTAACATCTGACAAAGTGCAAGAAGAAAAAGCGTTGGGGCGTGATGGTAAAGGCTTAGAAGATGAAATTGCACAATTATCAACACAGTCGCCACGCGAAAAATTATGGCGCGGAACATTTTGCGCACCGATAGAAATTCAGCGTACTACCTGTGAGTATGGAACCATTCGTACAACACAGCATAAGGGACGTTATGCACACAAAGCCGTTGATGTGATCAATATGCCTCGTAGTGTTGTGTGGGCGCCGCAAGATGGCATTGTGGTGCTGAAAGATAGATTTGCACCAAGTGGTAACACGGTAATTATTGATCATGGTCTTGGTATTGTGTCACTCTTTTATCACTTAGAAGATTTTGCTGATATTGAAGTTGGACAAAAAATTATGCAAGGCAATCCGCTCGGTACTATTGGAAAAACAGGATTTGCGACTGGGTATCATTTGCATTGGGAAATGCGAATCAATAATACTCCTGTTGATCCTATGCAGTGGATTAAAATGTAG